A stretch of the Lolium perenne isolate Kyuss_39 chromosome 3, Kyuss_2.0, whole genome shotgun sequence genome encodes the following:
- the LOC127342498 gene encoding SCAR-like protein 1 isoform X1 encodes MDFSCCILMYENIIIMYCYLYAYLTEEFILDINMLLAAEIFHDLHEDVMAAASRGHGLMLRLQQLEAEFPAVEKAIIISQTDHLNYLHDDGIEWHANLQLNQNLITIGDMPRFILDSYEECRGPPHLFTLDKFDVAGAGASLKRYSDPSFFKMGQTSSMIEIDYFREKNPRKVKPLDRMRDELKAYVARHKLTTELEAPVKDVLQVYDISEDFEKLKISAETSQEAKKADNIRLCRVTDNIRQPFPFQEHFWLDSGCRNL; translated from the exons ATGGATTTTTCTTGTTGCATCCTTATGTATGAGAATATAATTATAATGTATTGTTATTTGTATGCATACCTGACTGAAGAATTCATCCTGGACATCAATATGTT GCTTGCCGCGGAAATTTTTCACGACCTGCATGAAGATGTGATGGCCGCTGCTTCTAGAGGGCATGGTTTGATGCTTAGGTTGCAGCAGCTGGAGGCAGAGTTTCCCGCAGTTGAGAAGGCGATTATAATATCCCAGACTGACCATTTAAACTACCTACACGATGACG GTATCGAGTGGCATGCGAATCTTCAGCTTAATCAGAATTTGATCACGATAGGAGATATGCCTCGTTTCATTTTGGATTCCTATGAAGAATGCCGTGGCCCACCGCATCTATTCACGCTGGATAA gttcgatGTTGCTGGTGCTGGGGCTTCATTAAAACGATATTCAGACCCCTCTTTCTTTAAGATGGGACAGACCTCTAGCATGATTGAAATAGATTACTTCAGAGAAAAGAATCCCCGTAAAGTAAAG CCTCTGGATAGAATGAGAGATGAACTCAAGGCTTATGTTGCCCGGCATAAACTTACCACAGAACTGGAGGCACCTGTAAAGGATGTTCTTCAGGTTTATGATATCTCTGAAGATTTTGAGAAGCTGAAGATCTCTGCAGAGACCTCACAAGAAGCAAAGAAGGCTGACAACATAAGGTTATGCCGGGTCACTGACAACATAAGGCAGCCGTTTCCTTTCCAGGAGCATTTTTGGTTGGATTCCGGTTGTAGGAACCTCTGA
- the LOC127342498 gene encoding SCAR-like protein 1 isoform X2 — MAAASRGHGLMLRLQQLEAEFPAVEKAIIISQTDHLNYLHDDGIEWHANLQLNQNLITIGDMPRFILDSYEECRGPPHLFTLDKFDVAGAGASLKRYSDPSFFKMGQTSSMIEIDYFREKNPRKVKPLDRMRDELKAYVARHKLTTELEAPVKDVLQVYDISEDFEKLKISAETSQEAKKADNIRLCRVTDNIRQPFPFQEHFWLDSGCRNL; from the exons ATGGCCGCTGCTTCTAGAGGGCATGGTTTGATGCTTAGGTTGCAGCAGCTGGAGGCAGAGTTTCCCGCAGTTGAGAAGGCGATTATAATATCCCAGACTGACCATTTAAACTACCTACACGATGACG GTATCGAGTGGCATGCGAATCTTCAGCTTAATCAGAATTTGATCACGATAGGAGATATGCCTCGTTTCATTTTGGATTCCTATGAAGAATGCCGTGGCCCACCGCATCTATTCACGCTGGATAA gttcgatGTTGCTGGTGCTGGGGCTTCATTAAAACGATATTCAGACCCCTCTTTCTTTAAGATGGGACAGACCTCTAGCATGATTGAAATAGATTACTTCAGAGAAAAGAATCCCCGTAAAGTAAAG CCTCTGGATAGAATGAGAGATGAACTCAAGGCTTATGTTGCCCGGCATAAACTTACCACAGAACTGGAGGCACCTGTAAAGGATGTTCTTCAGGTTTATGATATCTCTGAAGATTTTGAGAAGCTGAAGATCTCTGCAGAGACCTCACAAGAAGCAAAGAAGGCTGACAACATAAGGTTATGCCGGGTCACTGACAACATAAGGCAGCCGTTTCCTTTCCAGGAGCATTTTTGGTTGGATTCCGGTTGTAGGAACCTCTGA